A genomic stretch from Lathyrus oleraceus cultivar Zhongwan6 chromosome 2, CAAS_Psat_ZW6_1.0, whole genome shotgun sequence includes:
- the LOC127118932 gene encoding homologous-pairing protein 2 homolog isoform X1, producing MAPKSDSAEGIVLNFVNEQNRPLNTQNVADALQKFNLKKTAIQKALDNLADGGKISFKEYGKQKIYVARQDQFEIPNNEELTQMKEQNANLQKQLEDQKKAISEVEAETKSLQSNLTLEQICEKEVDLRMEVQELENKLNKLREGVTLVKPEERELVEKMLSEKISQWRKRKRMFRDLWDTLTENSPKDPKEFKEELGIEYDEDVEVSLQSCSDLIPQGTLYPTFMEPTDALPGMVIFWWILTILSLKIITPDS from the exons ATGGCTCCAAAATCCGATAGCGCCGAAG GGATCGTGTTGAACTTCGTGAACGAG CAAAATAGGCCACTGAATACGCAAAATGTAGCTGATGCGTTGCAAAAGTTCAACCTGAAGAAGACCGCGATACAGAAAGCTTTGGACAATCTTGCTGATGGAGGGAAAATTTCATTCAAGGAGTATGGTAAGCAGAAGATATACGTTGCTCGGCAAGATCAATTTGAAATTCCCAATAATGAAGAGCTCACTCAGATGAAGGAACAGAATGCCAATCTGCAAAAGCAGCTTGAAGATCAGAAGAAGGCTATTAGTGAGGTCGAAGCAG AAACTAAATCGTTGCAATCAAATTTAACACTGGAACAGATTTGTGAAAAAGAAGTGGACCTGAGAATGGAG GTTCAAGAACTGGAGAATAAGTTGAACAAGTTACGCGAAGGTGTTACTTTGGTGAAGCCAGAAGAACGCGAGTTAGTTGAGAAAATGTTGTCAGAGAAAATAAGTCAGTGGAGGAAGCGCAAAAGAATGTTTAGGGATTTATGGGACACCCTCACTGAGAACTCACCTAAGGATCCCAAAGAATTTAAG GAGGAGCTTGGAATAGAAtatgatgaagatgttgaagtTAGTTTGCAGTCATGCAGTGACCTGATCCCTCAAG GAACCTTGTATCCCACCTTTATGGAACCTACTGATGCTTTGCCTGGTATGGTGATATTCTGGTGGATACTGACAATTCTATCTTTGAAGATAATTACACCAGATAGTTAA
- the LOC127118932 gene encoding homologous-pairing protein 2 homolog isoform X2, protein MAPKSDSAEGIVLNFVNEQNRPLNTQNVADALQKFNLKKTAIQKALDNLADGGKISFKEYGKQKIYVARQDQFEIPNNEELTQMKEQNANLQKQLEDQKKAISEVEAETKSLQSNLTLEQICEKEVDLRMEVQELENKLNKLREGVTLVKPEERELVEKMLSEKISQWRKRKRMFRDLWDTLTENSPKDPKEFKEELGIEYDEDVEVSLQSCSDLIPQGKKRPRGQ, encoded by the exons ATGGCTCCAAAATCCGATAGCGCCGAAG GGATCGTGTTGAACTTCGTGAACGAG CAAAATAGGCCACTGAATACGCAAAATGTAGCTGATGCGTTGCAAAAGTTCAACCTGAAGAAGACCGCGATACAGAAAGCTTTGGACAATCTTGCTGATGGAGGGAAAATTTCATTCAAGGAGTATGGTAAGCAGAAGATATACGTTGCTCGGCAAGATCAATTTGAAATTCCCAATAATGAAGAGCTCACTCAGATGAAGGAACAGAATGCCAATCTGCAAAAGCAGCTTGAAGATCAGAAGAAGGCTATTAGTGAGGTCGAAGCAG AAACTAAATCGTTGCAATCAAATTTAACACTGGAACAGATTTGTGAAAAAGAAGTGGACCTGAGAATGGAG GTTCAAGAACTGGAGAATAAGTTGAACAAGTTACGCGAAGGTGTTACTTTGGTGAAGCCAGAAGAACGCGAGTTAGTTGAGAAAATGTTGTCAGAGAAAATAAGTCAGTGGAGGAAGCGCAAAAGAATGTTTAGGGATTTATGGGACACCCTCACTGAGAACTCACCTAAGGATCCCAAAGAATTTAAG GAGGAGCTTGGAATAGAAtatgatgaagatgttgaagtTAGTTTGCAGTCATGCAGTGACCTGATCCCTCAAGGTAAGAAGCGGCCAAGGGGACAGTGA